From a region of the Chitinophaga caseinilytica genome:
- a CDS encoding SRPBCC domain-containing protein, producing MYNIEQIQYVKAPAAKVFEALTTKTGLSEIWTEKLIVKPEAGFINEFDFNDNYSTRFKVLSMEAPGRIRWECVDSDQEWIGTFLSFDIEQRPKSTAVTLRHSQWRELTEFYRHCNYNWAWFLYSLKLYCETGEGIPFQRRQF from the coding sequence ATGTACAACATCGAACAAATCCAGTATGTAAAAGCGCCGGCAGCAAAAGTGTTTGAAGCGCTCACCACCAAAACAGGGCTTTCGGAAATCTGGACGGAAAAACTGATCGTGAAGCCCGAAGCGGGTTTTATCAATGAATTCGATTTTAATGACAATTACAGCACACGGTTCAAGGTACTGTCGATGGAAGCGCCCGGGCGCATCCGCTGGGAATGTGTGGATTCCGACCAGGAATGGATCGGCACTTTCCTTTCGTTCGACATCGAGCAGCGGCCAAAATCCACGGCCGTTACGCTCCGGCACAGCCAATGGCGCGAGCTTACGGAGTTTTACCGGCATTGCAATTACAATTGGGCCTGGTTCCTGTACAGCTTGAAGCTGTATTGCGAAACGGGCGAGGGCATTCCGTTCCAGCGGCGTCAGTTCTGA
- a CDS encoding alkaline phosphatase encodes MRHTFTFLLLFLGLAGARAQYTAGNAHSHNDYAQAVPFEKAFSLNFGSIEADVFLQNGVLYVAHMPREIDTAKTLRKLYLEPLREKVLAKTGVFGETKQHLQILIDFKTPATPTMDALLRLLREFPELMNNPKLEFTISGNRPPQEQWATFPACIRFDGRPGFPYTPDALKKVALISDNFQNYSQWNGKGIPVAKDLARIEEVIAQAHAQGKKFRFWATPDNVNTWKTMIKLGVDYINTDKTDELANYLRTRVQSQFQADSAHTVYQPAYRNNDQLSKVKNVILLIGDGMGLAQIYSGYTGNFGKLNLFGMLNIGFSKTSSSDSYITDSAAGGTAMASGKKTKNRSVGVDSTGTPIPSIADLIAPLGMKSALISSGDITDATPAAFYGHTPERDRSKEIALGLLESPVSILVGAGQEHFEGMWETLRNKGYTIEYRLSSLDTIRRDKYIVLADSAQLRMAQGRGAFLIKSLKAAIHTLERQHKGFFIMEEAAQIDWGGHVNSVPYLTSEMLDFDQAIGEAMRFADSNGETLVIVTADHETGGLTLLDGDISKGYVDGHFSTNDHTAVMVPVFAYGPHSLDFRGVYENTAIFEKIMQILRRYQN; translated from the coding sequence ATGAGACACACATTCACTTTCCTTTTGCTCTTCCTGGGGCTCGCGGGCGCCCGGGCACAGTACACCGCCGGCAACGCGCATTCCCATAACGACTATGCGCAGGCCGTTCCGTTCGAAAAAGCGTTTTCGCTGAACTTCGGATCGATCGAGGCGGACGTATTCCTGCAGAACGGCGTACTCTATGTAGCGCATATGCCCAGGGAGATCGATACCGCCAAAACATTGCGCAAACTGTACCTGGAGCCCCTCCGGGAGAAAGTGCTGGCCAAAACCGGCGTGTTCGGCGAAACGAAACAGCATCTTCAGATACTGATCGATTTCAAAACGCCCGCGACCCCTACCATGGACGCACTGCTGCGCCTGCTCCGCGAATTCCCCGAACTGATGAACAACCCCAAGCTGGAGTTCACCATCAGCGGGAACAGGCCCCCGCAGGAACAATGGGCCACCTTCCCCGCCTGCATCCGCTTCGACGGGCGGCCCGGCTTCCCCTACACCCCGGACGCGCTGAAGAAAGTGGCGCTCATCAGCGACAACTTCCAGAATTATTCCCAGTGGAACGGAAAAGGAATCCCTGTCGCCAAAGACCTTGCACGTATCGAAGAGGTCATCGCGCAGGCGCATGCGCAGGGAAAGAAATTCCGGTTCTGGGCTACGCCAGACAATGTGAACACCTGGAAAACAATGATCAAGCTCGGCGTGGATTACATCAATACCGACAAAACCGACGAGCTGGCCAATTACCTCCGCACCCGCGTGCAGTCGCAGTTCCAGGCCGATTCGGCACATACGGTTTACCAACCCGCCTATCGTAATAACGACCAACTGTCGAAAGTGAAAAACGTGATCCTGCTCATCGGAGACGGGATGGGCCTGGCGCAAATTTATTCGGGATATACGGGGAACTTCGGTAAGCTGAACCTCTTCGGCATGCTGAACATCGGTTTCAGCAAAACTTCATCGTCAGACAGCTACATCACCGATTCCGCCGCAGGCGGCACCGCCATGGCTTCGGGGAAGAAAACGAAAAACAGGTCGGTCGGGGTGGATTCGACAGGCACGCCCATTCCGTCTATCGCCGACCTGATCGCGCCGCTGGGCATGAAATCCGCCCTTATTTCCTCCGGCGATATCACCGACGCTACGCCGGCCGCATTTTACGGTCATACCCCCGAGCGCGACCGCTCCAAAGAGATCGCCCTTGGATTGCTGGAAAGCCCCGTGAGCATACTCGTCGGCGCCGGCCAGGAGCATTTTGAAGGGATGTGGGAAACCCTCCGCAACAAAGGCTACACCATCGAATACCGCCTCTCTTCGCTCGACACCATCCGCAGGGATAAATACATCGTATTGGCAGACAGTGCGCAGCTGCGCATGGCGCAAGGCCGCGGCGCCTTCCTCATCAAATCCCTGAAAGCCGCTATCCATACCCTGGAACGGCAGCATAAAGGATTTTTCATCATGGAGGAAGCGGCACAGATCGACTGGGGCGGCCACGTCAACTCCGTTCCTTATCTCACTTCCGAAATGCTTGACTTTGACCAGGCCATCGGCGAAGCGATGCGATTTGCCGACAGCAACGGCGAAACCCTCGTGATCGTAACCGCCGACCACGAAACCGGCGGCCTCACGCTGCTGGATGGCGATATCTCCAAAGGTTATGTAGACGGGCATTTCAGCACCAACGACCACACGGCCGTCATGGTCCCCGTTTTTGCGTATGGCCCGCATTCGCTGGACTTCCGCGGCGTCTACGAAAACACCGCGATCTTCGAAAAGATCATGCAGATCCTGCGCCGGTATCAGAACTGA
- a CDS encoding RagB/SusD family nutrient uptake outer membrane protein produces the protein MKSMIRYMFAGTLALGLATSCTKQLDISPEGTPTTNNFWKSELDAISGANAMYQPMDDENFYGRGYWWFINASDDMVTGRIKAEADNIKNFNRSFIGGSYTEGQWKMRYSVIKRANDVINRVPAIDMNDATKRRVIGEAYFMSGLMYFELATTYADDKAGVPIVRRDVPLDEKPIPRAANIAANWDYIESELKQASAYLPTFQQLAPADYGRPHKSAALGYLAKMYLYKKDWAKAEAYCDSLIGSGRHQLLDNFADVFTIANNWSSEYIWSAYSTSKGQGGFGSILPGVMLENKGWGKYNGWGYYMPTKELYDTYDPRDKRRAATILAPGDRFKFWGDSVTYNSLNSLSGYQFNKYMEPFTYADGVHASKNGDHPTTDLCLPLLRYAEIYLIKAEARLMQGKNADTELNALRKRTGLPNFANATLADLKKERRLELAGEWANRHADLVRWGDAQAAYAKPLHGASGAEIWPARAFDPTRHHIWPVPQSEIDNSGGIIFQNAGWK, from the coding sequence ATGAAATCAATGATCCGATATATGTTCGCGGGGACCCTGGCGCTGGGGCTCGCCACTTCCTGCACCAAGCAGCTCGACATCTCACCGGAAGGCACCCCCACCACCAATAACTTCTGGAAATCCGAGCTGGACGCCATTTCCGGCGCCAACGCCATGTACCAGCCCATGGACGATGAGAACTTCTACGGCCGCGGGTACTGGTGGTTCATCAACGCCAGCGACGATATGGTGACCGGCCGTATCAAAGCCGAAGCAGACAACATCAAGAACTTCAACCGCAGCTTCATCGGCGGCTCCTACACCGAAGGCCAGTGGAAGATGCGCTACAGTGTCATCAAGCGCGCCAACGACGTCATCAACCGCGTGCCCGCCATCGACATGAACGACGCCACCAAGCGCCGCGTGATCGGCGAAGCGTACTTCATGAGCGGCCTGATGTACTTCGAGCTGGCCACCACGTATGCAGACGATAAGGCCGGCGTGCCCATCGTGCGCAGAGACGTTCCCCTCGACGAAAAGCCAATCCCCCGCGCCGCCAACATCGCCGCCAACTGGGATTACATCGAAAGCGAGCTGAAACAGGCCTCCGCCTACCTGCCCACGTTCCAGCAACTGGCGCCGGCAGATTACGGCCGCCCGCATAAATCCGCCGCCCTCGGCTACCTCGCCAAAATGTACCTCTACAAAAAGGACTGGGCCAAAGCCGAAGCGTATTGCGACTCCCTCATCGGCAGCGGCCGCCATCAGCTGCTCGACAATTTCGCCGACGTGTTCACCATCGCCAACAACTGGTCTTCGGAATACATCTGGAGCGCCTATTCCACATCCAAAGGCCAGGGCGGCTTCGGCAGCATCCTGCCCGGCGTAATGCTGGAAAACAAAGGCTGGGGAAAATACAACGGCTGGGGATATTACATGCCCACCAAAGAACTGTATGACACCTACGATCCCAGAGACAAACGTCGCGCCGCTACCATCCTCGCGCCAGGCGACCGTTTCAAGTTCTGGGGCGATTCCGTGACCTACAATTCGCTGAACAGTCTTTCCGGCTACCAGTTCAACAAATACATGGAACCGTTCACTTATGCAGACGGCGTTCATGCCAGCAAAAACGGCGACCATCCTACCACCGACCTTTGCCTGCCGCTGCTCCGTTACGCCGAAATCTACCTGATCAAGGCGGAAGCGAGGCTCATGCAGGGCAAGAATGCGGATACCGAGCTGAACGCGCTCCGCAAACGCACCGGCCTGCCCAATTTCGCCAACGCCACCCTGGCCGACCTGAAGAAAGAGCGCAGGCTGGAACTGGCCGGCGAATGGGCGAACCGCCATGCCGACCTCGTTCGCTGGGGCGATGCACAAGCCGCCTACGCCAAACCGCTGCACGGTGCAAGCGGCGCAGAAATCTGGCCTGCACGCGCTTTCGACCCTACGCGCCACCACATCTGGCCCGTTCCGCAAAGCGAGATCGACAACAGCGGCGGCATCATTTTCCAGAACGCCGGTTGGAAATAA
- a CDS encoding TonB-dependent receptor, producing MQKIRQHFFVRTVMTCLFVLAATVTSLALPLSAQDLQKVVRKIDIPAGPLSSALKQLESSAAVRLAYDEAALKRVSVKAHSYNGRTVEAILSELLSASGLKFEERHNTILIFEAPKQPAVAIPGGAPADKITITGVVNEKNGPVPGASVMVKGTSTGTVTTVDGRFKLTADEAPGLTLVVSMLGYGTQEIVVGSRRDITVLLESSTVNLNQLVVIGYGTQSKAKVTGAVAEVPLDKLTSRSLGSLNEALQGKAPGVVVQNEGGDPMSGPRVSVRGMGGINGENVLVVVDGAIYYGPINPNDVESVTFLKDASSSIYGARAAGGVMLVTTKKGKQGKAQVDVDVKQGWQSPIKKLEPLNAKEFADVMNQAYDAAGKPRQDAFDPAKYPDGQITRTNWMDEIFRTAKIQDYNASVKGGNDMGRYYLSFGYRKGEGILLNTYNERYTVRMNTDYQLKPWLKIGENMTMSVTDGNGANTTSAYTGAIISAIFYPPHIRPYTADGGFSGLPAQYAGAYGDVINPVAYLQRIDSKAPETKIFFNPYADINLTKGLVFRSSFSITKSFRDAKTYSAKVLEIGKIFNYNELSETMNNFTEMLAEQTLTYNTKFNGGHNLTAMGGFSFQKHRGTWLGVNAQGFYNERPAYRYFDNSTIFFRPNSGLNKTAIASWYGRVNYDYQNKYLLQLIGRYDGSSLLPKHSRWEPYYGISAGWVLTEEEFLKNSSWLNFLKLRLSHGIQGNLGSLVPTAVDAPMASGQIWIGKDPQQVPTYQETALPNPQLKWASTRINNIGLDFNVFDSRLSVNADYFEKTTENMLIHVDVPGMLGVPDGMWKNAGNALDKGIEMGLTWHGKQTGDFRYDVGATFTKISNKLVSLADGQKVIPRNDINIRSTITPIRQEVGLPLYSFYVVRTDGIFQTQEQVDAYKDKDGNKIQPFAKPGDLKFIDQNGDGKITNDDRVVAGNAFPKFTYGFTFNASYKNFDFNMLLQGVQGNKLFNALKFTALNAGNGQNYNMLKDILNAWTPQNTGTNIPRINSSDPNGNFGTTSDWYVEDGSYMRVKNLTLGYTVPETLLRRAGLGKVRLYVTGNNLLTFTKYKGFDPEVGLDEFGIDKGRYPQAKNVTVGLNVNF from the coding sequence ATGCAAAAAATCAGACAGCATTTTTTTGTACGGACCGTTATGACTTGCCTCTTCGTGCTCGCAGCAACGGTCACTTCCCTGGCCCTTCCGCTTTCGGCCCAGGACCTTCAGAAAGTTGTCCGTAAAATCGACATCCCCGCAGGGCCACTTTCCTCCGCGCTCAAACAACTGGAATCCTCCGCCGCCGTGCGCCTCGCGTACGACGAAGCCGCACTCAAACGCGTGTCCGTCAAAGCGCATTCCTACAACGGCCGCACCGTTGAAGCTATCTTGTCGGAACTGTTGTCTGCCTCCGGACTGAAGTTCGAAGAACGGCACAACACCATCCTGATCTTCGAAGCCCCAAAGCAGCCCGCCGTCGCTATCCCCGGCGGCGCACCGGCAGATAAGATCACCATCACCGGCGTGGTGAACGAAAAGAACGGCCCCGTCCCAGGTGCATCGGTAATGGTCAAAGGCACCTCCACCGGCACCGTCACCACTGTCGACGGCCGCTTCAAATTAACCGCCGACGAAGCCCCCGGCCTTACGCTCGTTGTGTCCATGCTGGGATACGGCACACAGGAAATCGTGGTAGGCTCCCGCCGCGACATCACCGTACTGCTCGAATCCTCCACCGTGAACCTCAACCAGCTTGTCGTGATCGGTTATGGTACGCAAAGCAAAGCCAAAGTGACCGGCGCCGTAGCGGAAGTTCCTCTCGATAAGCTCACCAGCCGCTCGCTCGGCAGCCTCAACGAAGCCCTTCAGGGCAAGGCACCCGGCGTAGTGGTGCAGAACGAAGGCGGCGACCCCATGTCTGGCCCCCGTGTAAGCGTTCGCGGTATGGGCGGCATCAACGGTGAAAATGTGCTCGTTGTCGTGGACGGCGCCATTTACTACGGCCCCATCAACCCTAACGACGTAGAAAGCGTGACCTTCCTGAAAGACGCATCTTCCTCCATCTACGGCGCCCGTGCCGCCGGTGGCGTAATGCTCGTTACCACCAAGAAAGGTAAACAGGGGAAAGCACAGGTGGATGTGGACGTGAAACAAGGCTGGCAATCGCCCATCAAAAAACTCGAACCGCTGAACGCGAAGGAATTCGCCGATGTGATGAACCAGGCGTACGACGCAGCCGGCAAACCCCGCCAGGATGCCTTCGACCCCGCAAAATATCCCGACGGACAGATCACCCGCACCAACTGGATGGACGAGATCTTCCGCACCGCCAAAATCCAGGACTACAACGCCAGCGTGAAAGGCGGCAACGATATGGGCCGCTATTACCTCAGCTTTGGCTACCGCAAAGGCGAAGGCATTCTGCTCAATACCTACAACGAGCGTTACACCGTGCGCATGAACACCGACTACCAGCTGAAACCCTGGCTGAAGATCGGCGAAAACATGACCATGTCCGTAACCGACGGTAATGGCGCCAACACCACCAGCGCCTATACCGGCGCCATCATCTCCGCGATCTTCTATCCCCCGCACATCCGTCCGTACACGGCAGACGGCGGTTTCAGCGGCTTGCCCGCACAATATGCCGGCGCGTATGGCGATGTGATCAACCCCGTAGCTTACCTGCAACGGATCGATTCCAAAGCCCCCGAAACGAAAATCTTCTTCAACCCTTACGCAGACATCAACCTCACGAAAGGGCTCGTTTTCCGTTCCAGCTTCTCCATCACGAAATCTTTCCGCGACGCCAAAACCTACAGCGCCAAAGTGCTGGAGATCGGTAAGATCTTCAATTACAACGAGCTGTCGGAAACGATGAACAATTTCACCGAAATGCTGGCCGAACAAACGCTGACCTACAACACGAAATTCAATGGTGGCCACAACCTTACGGCCATGGGCGGCTTCTCGTTCCAAAAGCACCGTGGCACCTGGCTGGGCGTAAACGCACAGGGCTTCTATAACGAAAGGCCCGCTTACCGCTATTTCGACAACTCCACCATATTCTTCCGCCCCAACAGCGGACTGAACAAAACCGCCATCGCCTCCTGGTACGGCCGCGTGAATTACGATTACCAGAACAAATACCTCCTGCAGTTGATCGGCCGGTACGACGGATCTTCGCTGCTGCCGAAACACAGCCGCTGGGAGCCGTACTACGGCATTTCCGCCGGATGGGTGCTCACGGAAGAAGAATTCCTCAAAAATTCTTCCTGGCTCAACTTCCTGAAGCTCCGCCTCAGCCACGGCATCCAGGGGAATCTGGGCTCGCTCGTGCCTACGGCCGTAGACGCGCCCATGGCAAGCGGTCAGATCTGGATCGGGAAAGACCCGCAACAAGTACCCACTTACCAGGAAACCGCGCTGCCGAATCCCCAACTGAAATGGGCCAGCACAAGAATCAACAACATCGGCCTCGATTTCAACGTGTTCGACAGCCGCCTTTCCGTTAATGCGGATTATTTCGAAAAAACGACAGAGAACATGTTGATCCACGTAGACGTTCCCGGCATGCTCGGCGTTCCGGACGGGATGTGGAAAAATGCGGGGAATGCACTGGATAAAGGGATCGAAATGGGGCTGACCTGGCACGGCAAGCAAACCGGAGATTTCCGGTACGACGTAGGTGCCACGTTCACCAAAATCTCCAACAAACTCGTTTCGCTCGCAGACGGCCAGAAAGTAATCCCCCGCAACGATATCAACATCCGCAGCACCATCACGCCAATCCGCCAGGAAGTAGGCCTGCCGCTGTATTCCTTCTACGTAGTGCGCACAGACGGTATCTTCCAAACGCAGGAACAAGTGGATGCTTACAAGGATAAGGACGGCAACAAGATCCAGCCCTTCGCGAAGCCCGGCGACCTGAAATTCATCGACCAGAACGGCGACGGAAAAATCACCAACGACGACCGCGTGGTGGCCGGCAATGCTTTCCCGAAATTCACGTACGGCTTCACGTTCAACGCCAGCTATAAAAACTTCGATTTCAACATGCTGCTGCAGGGCGTTCAGGGCAACAAGCTCTTCAACGCGCTGAAATTCACCGCGCTCAATGCCGGTAACGGACAGAACTACAACATGTTGAAAGACATCCTCAACGCCTGGACGCCGCAGAACACCGGTACCAACATCCCCCGCATCAACAGCAGCGACCCGAACGGCAACTTCGGCACCACCTCCGACTGGTACGTGGAAGACGGCAGCTACATGCGCGTGAAGAACCTGACCCTCGGCTACACCGTTCCCGAAACACTGCTGCGCCGCGCCGGCCTCGGCAAGGTGCGCCTGTACGTGACCGGCAACAACCTGCTCACTTTCACGAAGTACAAAGGCTTTGACCCGGAAGTGGGGCTGGATGAGTTCGGCATTGACAAAGGCCGCTATCCGCAGGCGAAAAACGTAACCGTTGGCCTGAACGTAAACTTTTAA
- a CDS encoding FecR family protein has product MNEQNIRALLEKYRKGEASPQEERLLHEWLDGLADRGEAPDLETSEKARLHDTMWRHIEAHAPKRARRTWPYVAAAASIAGVVALAATWLLRPDAPRTTTLTTAPGEMRTFTLPDDTRITAGPNTELAYSGRQVAVLRGKAYFEVEASAEKPFLVCSGPDTATVLGTRFTVERPADGEFRRVTLLEGKVKASGHGLLEPGQRITYPQKQIEHIQQPDALAWTQGEILLQNAPLSEVIRTLEDQYGINVSTALDKSAGNYTFRFPAGMPLPQVLDILQKISYKSKIKFTMNENRLTIH; this is encoded by the coding sequence TTGAACGAGCAAAACATACGCGCATTACTGGAGAAATACCGCAAGGGCGAGGCCTCCCCGCAGGAGGAGCGCCTGTTGCACGAATGGCTGGACGGGCTGGCCGACCGTGGCGAAGCCCCCGACCTGGAAACCTCCGAAAAAGCCCGTTTACACGATACGATGTGGCGCCACATCGAGGCCCACGCACCGAAGCGCGCCCGGAGAACCTGGCCGTACGTCGCCGCTGCCGCCTCCATCGCCGGCGTGGTGGCCCTGGCCGCCACGTGGCTCCTCCGCCCGGATGCACCCCGCACCACCACCCTGACCACCGCGCCAGGCGAAATGCGGACGTTCACCCTGCCAGACGACACCCGCATCACCGCAGGCCCCAACACCGAACTGGCCTACTCCGGCCGCCAGGTGGCCGTTCTCCGGGGCAAGGCTTACTTCGAAGTGGAAGCGTCTGCCGAAAAACCATTCCTGGTTTGCTCCGGGCCAGACACCGCCACCGTACTGGGGACCCGCTTCACCGTAGAGCGCCCGGCCGACGGGGAATTCCGCCGCGTCACGCTCCTGGAAGGGAAAGTAAAAGCCTCCGGCCACGGGCTCCTGGAACCCGGGCAACGCATCACCTATCCGCAAAAACAAATCGAGCATATACAGCAACCTGACGCACTCGCATGGACGCAGGGCGAAATTCTCCTGCAAAACGCCCCGCTGTCTGAAGTAATCCGCACACTGGAAGATCAATATGGCATCAACGTTTCCACCGCACTGGATAAAAGCGCCGGCAATTACACCTTCCGGTTCCCCGCAGGCATGCCGCTACCGCAGGTGTTAGACATCCTTCAGAAAATCAGTTATAAATCTAAAATCAAATTCACGATGAACGAAAATCGACTCACCATCCACTAA
- a CDS encoding RNA polymerase sigma factor, with product MRQLVQPDTLWEMVRQGHSTAFRTLFDTYWEELYHYAVRVLKDGSAAQDAIQCLFVHLWESHTDLPHVASVPAYLRAALRNRLLNAIRDEQLYQQHVGQFGEAVASADNSLLDTIHFRETESALLRSIDQLPDRMKTAFYMHRIQHLTVAEIAQRLGSSEQTIRNQINTALRRIRIQWHALPFLLFYILN from the coding sequence ATGCGGCAGCTAGTACAACCAGACACTTTATGGGAAATGGTCCGCCAGGGCCACAGCACCGCTTTCCGCACTTTGTTCGACACGTACTGGGAAGAATTGTACCATTACGCCGTTCGTGTGCTGAAAGACGGCTCCGCCGCGCAGGACGCCATCCAGTGCCTGTTCGTTCACCTATGGGAAAGCCACACCGACCTCCCACACGTGGCCTCCGTGCCCGCATACCTCCGCGCCGCCCTCCGCAACCGCCTTCTCAACGCCATCCGCGACGAGCAATTATACCAGCAGCATGTTGGCCAGTTCGGTGAAGCCGTGGCTTCGGCAGACAATTCCCTGCTCGACACCATTCATTTCCGCGAAACGGAATCCGCCCTGCTCCGCTCCATCGACCAGCTGCCCGACCGGATGAAGACGGCCTTTTACATGCACCGCATCCAGCACCTGACCGTGGCGGAGATCGCCCAAAGGCTCGGCAGCAGCGAGCAAACCATCCGTAACCAGATCAATACCGCGCTGCGCCGCATCCGCATACAATGGCACGCGCTCCCCTTCCTTCTTTTTTATATCCTTAACTAA
- the dnaA gene encoding chromosomal replication initiator protein DnaA has translation MPTQFTKPQKESEVDFPLTIQNPVKNPFVIPGIKRVQIDSQLNHNYTFESFIEGDCNRVARRAGKTVSDKPGGTSFNPLVIYGGVGLGKTHLAQAIGNEVKRQNPNKAVLYVSAEKFINQFIDHSKNNIINDFIHFYQLIDVLIVDDIQFFARAEKSQDAFFAIFNHLHQSGKQLILTSDKPPKDLDGVQERLLSRFRWGLSADIQLPDFETRMEILEMKMRNDGLEMPKEVVKYVAYNIQSNVRELEGALISLLAQSSLNRKEIDLELAKRVLKSFVKTSSKEITIESIQKMVCEYFDVAYDKLLQKTRKREIVQARQITMYLAKSFTKNSLKTIGEHFGGRDHTTVIHSCQTVKDLMDTDNSFRDSVIELQQKVQLAAM, from the coding sequence ATGCCTACGCAGTTCACCAAGCCCCAGAAGGAAAGTGAAGTTGATTTCCCGCTCACCATACAGAACCCGGTCAAGAATCCCTTCGTGATCCCCGGGATCAAACGCGTTCAGATCGATTCACAACTGAATCACAATTACACGTTCGAATCTTTCATCGAAGGTGATTGCAACCGCGTGGCACGCCGGGCCGGCAAAACCGTGTCCGACAAACCCGGAGGCACCTCCTTCAACCCGCTCGTAATATATGGTGGCGTTGGCCTCGGCAAAACGCACCTCGCGCAAGCCATCGGCAACGAAGTGAAACGCCAGAACCCGAACAAAGCCGTGCTGTACGTAAGCGCGGAAAAGTTCATCAACCAGTTCATCGATCACTCCAAGAATAATATCATCAACGATTTCATCCACTTCTATCAATTAATAGACGTGCTGATCGTAGACGATATCCAGTTCTTCGCCCGCGCAGAAAAATCGCAGGACGCGTTCTTCGCCATCTTCAACCACCTCCATCAAAGCGGCAAACAGCTCATCCTCACGTCCGACAAACCGCCCAAAGACCTGGACGGTGTGCAGGAACGCCTTTTGAGCCGCTTCCGCTGGGGCCTCAGCGCAGACATTCAGCTGCCCGACTTCGAGACCCGTATGGAAATCCTCGAAATGAAGATGCGCAACGACGGCCTCGAGATGCCCAAAGAAGTCGTGAAGTATGTTGCCTACAACATCCAGAGCAACGTCCGCGAGCTCGAAGGCGCCCTCATCTCCCTCCTCGCCCAATCTTCCCTCAACCGGAAAGAAATCGACCTGGAGCTGGCCAAGCGCGTCCTCAAATCTTTCGTCAAAACTTCCAGCAAGGAAATCACCATCGAAAGCATCCAGAAAATGGTATGCGAATATTTCGATGTCGCCTACGACAAGCTCCTGCAAAAAACCCGCAAGCGCGAAATCGTCCAGGCCCGCCAGATCACCATGTACCTGGCCAAAAGCTTTACCAAAAACTCCCTGAAAACCATCGGCGAACATTTCGGCGGAAGAGACCACACCACCGTGATCCACTCCTGCCAAACCGTTAAAGACCTGATGGACACCGATAACAGTTTCCGGGACAGCGTTATCGAATTGCAACAAAAGGTGCAACTCGCCGCCATGTAA
- a CDS encoding DnaA N-terminal domain-containing protein → MEWQPFKTWFEPIKPVKLENNVLTIQVPSQFFYEYLEEHYVGLLGKTIKRELGKEARLEYRIVVENSTPTNILKR, encoded by the coding sequence GTGGAATGGCAGCCTTTCAAAACATGGTTTGAGCCGATAAAACCCGTAAAGCTTGAGAACAACGTTTTAACCATTCAAGTACCCAGCCAGTTTTTCTATGAATACCTGGAAGAACATTATGTGGGCCTGTTAGGTAAAACCATCAAGCGCGAGCTCGGCAAGGAAGCGCGCCTGGAGTACCGGATAGTAGTGGAGAACAGCACCCCCACCAACATCCTAAAACGGTGA
- a CDS encoding DUF3127 domain-containing protein yields MSFEVTGKLVVKYNTVQRSESFKTREFVIEKTDDINGRVITNYIKFQSVQDRTAIVDRHNEGEMVKVYFNIKGTRWEKDGKVNYITNLDAWRIESMMQGAPGADPMPNYNTSQEGSFGGGNSGNSGDDLPF; encoded by the coding sequence ATGAGCTTTGAAGTTACCGGTAAACTGGTAGTGAAGTACAATACGGTACAGCGCAGCGAATCTTTCAAAACCCGTGAATTTGTTATCGAGAAGACAGACGATATCAACGGCCGGGTGATTACCAATTATATCAAGTTTCAGTCAGTTCAGGATCGTACCGCCATTGTAGACCGTCACAATGAAGGTGAAATGGTTAAAGTTTATTTTAATATAAAAGGCACCCGCTGGGAGAAAGATGGTAAAGTGAACTACATCACCAACCTCGACGCATGGCGTATCGAGTCCATGATGCAGGGTGCACCCGGTGCCGATCCCATGCCCAACTACAACACTTCCCAGGAAGGTTCCTTCGGCGGTGGTAACAGCGGCAACAGCGGAGACGATCTTCCGTTCTAA